In Bombus pascuorum chromosome 13, iyBomPasc1.1, whole genome shotgun sequence, a single genomic region encodes these proteins:
- the LOC132913196 gene encoding tubulin beta chain-like, with translation MREIAHLQAGQCGNQIGAKFWEVISDEHGIDPTGTYHGDSDLQLERINVYYNEASGGKYVPRAILVDLEPGTMDAVRSGPFGQIFRPDNFVFGQSGAGNNWAKGHYTEGAELVDSVLDVVRKEAESCDCLQGFQLTHSLGGGTGAGMGTLLISKIREEYPDRIMMTFSVVPSPKVSDTVVEPYNCTLSVHQLVENTDESYCIDNEALYDICFRTLKLTTPTYGDLNHLVSATLSGVTTCLRFPGQLNADLRKLAVNMVPFPRLHFFIPGFAPLTSRGSQQYRALTVPELTQQMFDAKNMMAACDPRHGRYLTVAAVFRGRMSMKEVDEQMLNIQNKNSSYFVEWIPSNVKTAVCDIPPRGLKMSATFIGNSTAIQELFKRVSEQFTAMFRRKAFLHWYTGEGMDEMEFTEAESNMNDLVSEYQQYQEATAEEEGEFDEEEEGEGEHP, from the exons ATGCGTGAAATCGCTCATCTCCAAGCTGGCCAATGCGGCAATCAGATAGGGGCTAAG TTTTGGGAAGTGATCTCCGACGAGCATGGTATCGATCCAACGGGCACTTATCACGGTGACTCCGATCTCCAGCTAGAACGTATAAACGTTTATTACAACGAAGCGTCAGGTGGAAAGTATGTTCCTAGGGCGATCCTGGTCGACCTAGAGCCCGGTACCATGGACGCAGTGCGCTCTGGACCGTTCGGTCAGATATTTCGACCGGACAATTTTGTTTTTGGACAGAGCGGCGCCGGCAATAATTGGGCTAAAGGGCACTACACCGAAGGAGCGGAACTCGTCGATTCCGTTCTCGACGTTGTACGAAAAGAAGCTGAAAGCTGCGATTGTCTTCAAGGGTTTCAGCTAACGCATTCTCTTGGCGGTGGAACAGGCGCTGGAATGGGCACGTTGCTTATTTCCAAGATTCGCGAGGAATACCCGGACAGAATTATGATGACGTTCAGCGTGGTGCCCTCTCCAAAG GTATCGGACACCGTGGTGGAGCCTTATAACTGCACTCTATCAGTGCATCAGTTGGTTGAAAATACAGACGAATCTTACTGTATCGACAACGAAGCTCTCTACGATATTTGTTTCCGTACTTTAAAGTTAACAACACCAACCTACGGCGACTTGAATCACCTGGTGAGCGCGACGCTTAGCGGAGTAACCACGTGTTTAAGATTCCCTGGACAGCTAAACGCTGATTTGCGTAAACTCGCTGTAAATATGGTACCCTTTCCCCGACTGCATTTCTTTATTCCTGGCTTCGCGCCTTTAACGTCCAG AGGTTCGCAACAGTACAGAGCTCTCACTGTACCAGAACTCACGCAACAAATGTTCGACGCAAAAAATATGATGGCAGCGTGCGATCCTCGTCATGGTCGTTACTTGACAGTCGCAGCTGTTTTTCGAGGGAGAATGTCGATGAAAGAGGTGGACGAACAAATGCTCAATATCCAGAATAAAAACAGTAGTTACTTCGTCGAGTGGATTCCCAGTAACGTTAAGACCGCCGTCTGCGATATTCCTCCTCGCGGATTAAAAATGTCGGCGACTTTCATTGGAAACTCGACGGCCATTCAG GAATTGTTCAAAAGAGTATCGGAACAGTTTACGGCGATGTTCAGGCGGAAAGCTTTCCTGCATTGGTACACGGGAGAAGGTATGGATGAAATGGAATTCACCGAAGCTGAGAGCAATATGAACGATTTGGTTTCCGAGTACCAGCAATATCAAGAAGCCACCGCCGAGGAAGAGGGCGAGTttgacgaagaagaagagggcgAGGGTGAACACCCGTGA
- the LOC132913192 gene encoding uncharacterized protein LOC132913192, producing MEDTTRLTDPEDDRRRENQKSDGKRRISPTVGPGSSKQEFGDDECSTDSGCSSGGSTGSAERLSRRGSSERLCRATRSPRTHCYLDRLRGRPTRSQERLSSIQRSSERVRAKSSRSWSPGDVRGVGRTSESLSYSSSPSDAHSSTDSDSLKRSSTADTLRRALQTLKISSKWEGKENKHAKKSPKRILRSPVSYTYVRGLSGLPTQRVPRNMAQQLTMPCSCQDTVGLYR from the coding sequence ATGGAGGACACGACTAGATTGACCGATCCGGAGGACGATCGTCGCCGAGAGAACCAAAAGAGCGACGGTAAACGAAGAATCAGTCCGACCGTGGGCCCTGGTTCTTCGAAACAAGAATTTGGAGACGACGAGTGCAGCACGGACAGTGGTTGCAGCAGCGGTGGAAGTACCGGAAGCGCGGAGAGGCTGTCGCGTCGCGGAAGCAGCGAGCGATTATGCCGTGCCACCAGATCGCCGAGAACCCACTGCTACTTGGACCGACTTCGCGGCCGACCGACCCGTTCTCAGGAGAGACTCTCTAGCATTCAGAGAAGTTCGGAGCGAGTTCGAGCCAAGTCCTCGCGCTCTTGGAGCCCTGGAGACGTTAGAGGCGTTGGAAGAACTTCAGAGTCGCTTTCGTACTCTTCGAGTCCATCGGACGCCCACAGCAGCACCGACAGCGACTCGTTGAAAAGATCCAGCACGGCAGATACTCTTCGAAGAGCGCTTCAAACTCTCAAGATATCCTCCAAGTGGGAAGGCAAGGAGAACAAGCACGCGAAGAAGAGCCCCAAAAGAATCCTACGCAGTCCGGTGTCTTACACGTACGTCAGAGGTCTTTCGGGCCTACCAACGCAGAGGGTTCCAAGGAACATGGCACAGCAATTGACGATGCCCTGTTCCTGTCAAGACACCGTCGGTCTCTACCGATAA
- the LOC132913197 gene encoding cuticle protein 38-like, whose amino-acid sequence MYKFVALFALFACVLAAPAPEPAPGFLAAPAIHPAPLVAAAPLAVAHTVPVATSYANTYKVSVKSPVVAASPYYAAPVATAAVVKTAAPIVAAAPAATVLAHAPVVAAY is encoded by the coding sequence ATGTACAAATTCGTCGCTCTTTTCGCTCTCTTCGCCTGTGTCTTGGCCGCTCCAGCACCGGAACCTGCACCAGGTTTCCTGGCTGCACCGGCGATTCATCCCGCGCCGCTCGTCGCCGCCGCACCACTCGCTGTCGCCCACACAGTGCCCGTTGCCACCAGCTACGCCAACACCTACAAAGTCTCCGTCAAGAGCCCGGTAGTCGCCGCATCTCCTTACTACGCTGCTCCCGTAGCCACCGCCGCCGTCGTCAAGACCGCCGCACCCATCGTCGCTGCTGCGCCAGCCGCAACCGTCCTCGCTCACGCTCCGGTCGTCGCCGCATACTGA
- the LOC132913194 gene encoding uncharacterized protein LOC132913194, whose product MIKTACIVLFVAAVASAGVLHAPLIASPAAIAAVPAPIVTARSSQVIARNYNTFAAAPLAYTAAVPAAVHAAIPAASAPITLAAAAPAAPLPYAALAYTAHL is encoded by the exons ATGATCAAGACAGCG TGCATCGTTCTCTTCGTAGCAGCCGTGGCGTCTGCCGGAGTTCTTCACGCCCCTCTGATTGCTTCTCCAGCGGCGATCGCTGCTGTTCCAGCACCGATTGTAACTGCTAGGAGCAGTCAAGTCATAGCTAGGAACTACAATACGTTCGCTGCCGCACCACTGGCATATACCGCCGCCGTACCTGCAGCCGTGCACGCGGCCATACCAGCGGCATCCGCACCGATCACCCTCGCTGCCGCCGCACCTGCTGCACCATTGCCATACGCTGCGCTCGCCTACACCGCCCATCTATGA
- the LOC132913195 gene encoding uncharacterized protein LOC132913195, which produces MFAMKFLVLFAGLVAACSAGLLPAAVPAAVPAAIAAPVPAALTVGTYATSYNAHAVNHAVAAPYIASPVIAHAAAAPFAYSSFPAATLIAGRR; this is translated from the exons ATGTTCGCCATGAAATTCTTG gTTCTGTTCGCCGGTTTAGTCGCTGCCTGTTCGGCCGGTTTGTTGCCAGCGGCGGTACCAGCAGCAGTGCCAGCAGCGATCGCGGCACCGGTTCCAGCAGCTTTGACGGTCGGAACCTACGCGACCAGCTATAACGCGCACGCGGTTAATCACGCGGTCGCTGCACCGTACATCGCCAGCCCTGTGATCGCCCACGCCGCCGCTGCTCCGTTCGCGTATTCCAGCTTCCCTGCCGCGACCCTCATCGCCGGCAGACGCTGA
- the LOC132913193 gene encoding neuropeptide-like 3 yields the protein MFKTLLFAGLLAVALAAPSPAPAPAPAPAPGPAPSASLVAAPLAAAPLAAPALLSNIGTPLLYSNYPAPIPVASYAPASSYIYKGYVV from the exons ATGTTCAAAACG CTGTTGTTCGCTGGATTATTGGCGGTCGCTTTGGCTGCACCGTCGCCCGCTCCTGCACCAGCCCCGGCACCAGCACCAGGTCCAGCACCCTCGGCATCTCTGGTCGCAGCTCCCCTGGCCGCCGCTCCATTGGCTGCACCAGCTCTTCTCTCGAACATCGGAACACCCCTTCTCTACTCCAACTACCCGGCGCCTATTCCCGTTGCTAGTTACGCGCCTGCTTCCTCTTACATTTACAAAGGCTACGTCGTCTAA